TACATACCACATAACAATTCAAGAAActcaacattattattattattcgatgGCAATATTCACATAAAATGTCACTATGTGCAGTCACATCCATCTCCTAGTTAAGCTCctagcattattttttttcttctatgcTCATCCACGACTCTCCACTAACCCATACACGACGATAAATTCTCACAATTTAAAGTTTGCAAGTTTGTACTTTAAAGTCTCATTTGTTTGGCAGACGTCAAAAAATAAAGGTAAAGTTTTAATCATTGTCATCGTAACAATTGTGAATTATGAACACAATAGTACATCCTACAATGTACATGCTACAATGAGACACAATAGTAACTTCAGTTAttaagttttcaaattttttcttttatttattacctcGCTTGAAAGactgtttcatttttataatattgattaattattttagtattcaGCACTTAAAGGAacatagataatttattaaaacttgagAAATTACCGCGATTGTATACGACAATAAAATCACTTtcaagttaaataaatttaagaagatAACCGCAAACTATAAGTTTGAAAAGTAACTATAACTTTTTGGTCAAGTTACTATTCCAATCATAgtgcattttttcttttcaaattatagTCATCGCTAACTCGgtaatatgtacaaaaaaaaaaagaaagaggattGAGAGAGTTAATCAAGGTCAACAATTGACGCTCGTGAAAGTTACGCGGCAGACATGCTCCTTAAAACAAATACCGCCGGCACGTCGCGGCGCCGCACTTGCAAAGCATCCTGTTTTTCGTAGCGGCATTTCCGCCCTCCGGTTTGTCTTTCAGCAGTTGTTGCCTCTTCGCGTTGTCGCGTGGCGTCTGGCACATATAATCGAACGTGAGTTCCTCGTTCTGCTTGATGTCTTTGATAGCAAACAGTGCGAGATTCGGCAGATTTGGGTCCAGGCAGTTGATCCAGATTGCGTAGACTCCGAGATTGGGGTCGCACGAGTGATTGATGAAGTGCGAGACGTTGCCGTACATGGCAGCGTCCACGGTGTACGGACACTGGTCAGTTTCGTTGTAGTCGAGATCGAAGAGATATGTACGACCGgtcaaattgtattttttaccgCGCTTCTCCGCTTCCTCATTACTAATCACCTCACCAACGTATTGGGTAACGAAAGTGCCTTTCTTGATCGCGCGCCGGGTACGCACGCCCCATCCACGTCCATTGCTCGTACGGAAAATGCACAATTGCGTGCCGGTACCTTGCTGCACCACCCGATTCGGACAGGTCAACGCGTCGCAGGCACAACGTTTGTTGCACTCGTAGATAGGTGTACCCAGGGGCACGCGTATCCGGCGCGCTGACGTGTACGGCAACGACGTGACACCGTCCTGCGCGAAACAGCAGCCGGACTTTTTGCCGGTTCCGCACTCGCCGTCGCACTCGCAACCGATCGGCGGATCGTCCGGTATTATGACGCCCGCGCCTGGCAAATAGCTGTCGATGTAGTAAAAGTCTTGCGGCGCGCTCTCCAGATCCACCAGGTTCTCCACCTGTATCGTCGGTTTGCCCTTTGTAATACTGTTCATCTCGTTTTCCCAATCCTGCAGCGACTCGAGCTGATCGCGCCGCAGCTCGATCAACAGCATGCGCAATATCTGCCGTTTGATCCTTCCCTCCAGTCTGATACTCTGCGACGAATTGTTTAAGAAACGTCGGATATCGTCGTATACCCCACCctcggcgacggcgacggcagCGGCGGATGTGGCTTCAACGATCGATATTATCTTCTTATGTTGCCGTCGTTGATCCACAAAGAGCTCAACATCGCACATGTCCGGATAGAAATTCGCCTTCGCCTTGAACTGATCAATCAATTTCTGCTGCTCGTCATGAAATTCACGCAACAGATCCTCGCAGTTGACGAGATTGCGCAACGGTTCCCACGAATTGTAGGTAATGTCCCAGTCTTTCCATTTGATTAGATAGGACGGTTCCCCATTCTGTTCGCGCTTCTGCAAGATTTTTTCTACCTCCCAGAGTTCTGTCTTCTTCTTGGACACAAGAGAGGTCTCGTCGGGCGCCACTGCCGGTGATTTATAATGCTTCTCACTGCGCATGATATCATACAACATCACTCGCACCTCCTTCAGTTCAAGACGCGGAATTGTAACGTCCTCTCGCGCGGACAATCTACCATCGGATGACAATTCCTCATAGTCGGATTGTCGGCCATCGCTACCCGGATCCCTCGCGTTCGTACTTTTGCTACGCGTGCGAGAGTTGCTGTGGAACGCTTTGAGCATCTGCTGCGTGATGGGTACTTGCCGCGTTCGCAAGCGTCTCGACGacgatgataatgatgataatgaagatgatgacgatgacgatgatatAGACGACACCAatgaggaggaggaagaagtgGAACAGAGCGAGTTTCTGCTGTCCAATCGATGAGACATGTTGTTGCGGCCTTCTGTGTTGAAGAGTCTGAGCATCTTGGCGCACGACGGTGCGTCAGTGCCTCCAGCAGGGGAGAGGTGTCGTTTTTGGCTAACGGCTGACGTTTTGCAATCTACGCTGCTAGGTATACCTGCCGATTCACCGCTGCTACCGCAATCCACCGCGTCTGCAATGCCAAACATTTAAAACAGCGTCATTTCTCGTTccatctttttttcccttGTTTCTAATTCGAACGATCACTCTCCCCTTTCCGttcacttttccttttcttatgtttcgttttgtttttgtttccGTTTTCCTCCTCCTCAACACTCCTTGCGCCTTTTATCTCGGCTTGCCGGACGAGCGATAGCAATGAATAGCACCGGGATGCTTTGTTCATGCCATGAACGAGTGGTACGTAATAATAGTGACAGCGTGTGATTCTAATATCTTCTTAAAAGATATTCGGCTTTTCATCCTACTCGCAGCTTCACGAATTAAAAGAGAGTTAAGTTTCTTTGCGCATTTTTAcacagtatttttttaaaagcataCGATATATCATTTCggtttgtatttttataatagatatcaTAAATGCTAACTCTCGGGATACAAGTATCACGCCAGACATCCACCATAAAACCCCCTACtagatattttgttttataaataaactccAAGCGATAATGCATAACGACGtagaatatacataaatttttagtagATATTAACGTAATGTTAATATGATTTCCCACATACcacagttttaatattaaacgtcgaagatatatatatatatatatatatatatatatatatatatatatatatatatatatatatatgtttgaatATAGACAGAGTCGTAAAGTGctaattaacttttaacttgCAGTATAAAGACTATACTTACctgttatttcatttttttcatatcaaaattcacattttaaaagatttaattaatcaagatttaaatcaaatctta
This sequence is a window from Temnothorax longispinosus isolate EJ_2023e chromosome 11, Tlon_JGU_v1, whole genome shotgun sequence. Protein-coding genes within it:
- the Su(var)3-9 gene encoding suppressor of variegation 3-9 isoform X1, giving the protein MGSEEGLGVTTGQPNLHKQDLSKLDVSRLTALSPEVISRQATINIGTIGHVAHGKSTIVKAISGVQTVRFKNELERNITIKLDAVDCGSSGESAGIPSSVDCKTSAVSQKRHLSPAGGTDAPSCAKMLRLFNTEGRNNMSHRLDSRNSLCSTSSSSSLVSSISSSSSSSSLSSLSSSSRRLRTRQVPITQQMLKAFHSNSRTRSKSTNARDPGSDGRQSDYEELSSDGRLSAREDVTIPRLELKEVRVMLYDIMRSEKHYKSPAVAPDETSLVSKKKTELWEVEKILQKREQNGEPSYLIKWKDWDITYNSWEPLRNLVNCEDLLREFHDEQQKLIDQFKAKANFYPDMCDVELFVDQRRQHKKIISIVEATSAAAVAVAEGGVYDDIRRFLNNSSQSIRLEGRIKRQILRMLLIELRRDQLESLQDWENEMNSITKGKPTIQVENLVDLESAPQDFYYIDSYLPGAGVIIPDDPPIGCECDGECGTGKKSGCCFAQDGVTSLPYTSARRIRVPLGTPIYECNKRCACDALTCPNRVVQQGTGTQLCIFRTSNGRGWGVRTRRAIKKGTFVTQYVGEVISNEEAEKRGKKYNLTGRTYLFDLDYNETDQCPYTVDAAMYGNVSHFINHSCDPNLGVYAIWINCLDPNLPNLALFAIKDIKQNEELTFDYMCQTPRDNAKRQQLLKDKPEGGNAATKNRMLCKCGAATCRRYLF